The following coding sequences lie in one Asterias amurensis chromosome 18, ASM3211899v1 genomic window:
- the LOC139950634 gene encoding 2-phosphoxylose phosphatase 1-like, with the protein MAYIFRKKHALSGFAMLLFFCTLWMLHQQEEISHELSTSSDDDLLPAHVLYPVGELQYKKERQRIILNEMEGLQYQGPVETRRGNYQIVPTPVSNHVPDTPRDKKSEDKILEEQVGIEKERIDKERTKLAGLSKKVKSMMEKKKKPAKRQNETIDVPELSLLEMEEFQTRIKEYCNSPSEPYYGAEGKVRGGYQLQYVHVVARHGDRTPITQLGLPNIKMDRRFNCDLETAKNDFPSSQLLPRFVASVVAQDEAQAAWPQMPMFLRTLPIGSNARECAIAQLTPTGWLQLMRLGQHMKIAYEGKLVPHQGYFRNPNTTLFKSTMNARTQQSVFAFMFGFLPRLELHFADRIKITENTAFCSLGKNCSCQAIVQLEKAKQKQYGVALKNDTETQMVLKSVAKNLLNEPKPKKVPGLTAQQDLYSSLTCHEKSLPCTPYGCVLEKHFAKIVAFTDRVSREMRSSEDGPHQKYARLVMHPLLSQIATQMKKVNHGAQNYPKFVYYSGHDITLTPLLDILGLGDYHWPCYAANVVFELWSKSESFFLRVLYNGQDKTSAVRFCRDNLSLDGLCPLRYFLRFVNKENMGYFHAESLSEACKLKV; encoded by the exons ATGGCGTACATTTTCAGAAAGAAACATGCGCTGAGTGGCTTTGCCATGTTGCTATTCTTCTGCACTCTGT GGATGTTACATCAACAAGAAGAGATTAGTCATGAGCTGTCCACATCCTCCGATGATGATCTGTTACCTGCTCATGTTCTTTATCCCGTTGGGGAGTTGCAGTACAAGAAGGAACGCCAGAGGATTATACTGAACGAGATGGAGGGACTTCAAT ATCAAGGACCTGTAGAGACCAGACGAGGAAACTACCAAATTGTCCCCACTCCCGTCTCGAATCACGTCCCCGACACGCCAAGGGATAAGAAATCAGAGGATAAAATATTGGAGGAGCAAGTTGGCATTGAGAAAGAGAGAATCGACAAGGAACGCACAAAGTTAGCTGGACTCAGCAAGAAGGTGAAGTCGATGatggagaagaagaagaagccaGCTAAAAGGCAAAATGAGACGATAGATGTGCCTGAACTATCGTTGCTGGAGATGGAGGAGTTTCAGACTAGAATTAAGGAGTATTGTAACTCACCGTCTGAGCCGTACTACGGGGCAGAAG GAAAAGTAAGAGGTGGTTATCAGCTTCAGTATGTGCATGTTGTTGCTCGGCATGGAGACCGAACCCCCATCACCCAACTCGGTCTCCCAAACATTAAAATGGACCGACGTTTCAACTGCGACTTAGAAACGGCTAAGAACGACTTCCCATCCTCGCAACTTCTGCCGAGATTTGTTGCGTCCGTCGTCGCTCAGGACGAAGCTCAGGCTGCCTGGCCTCAGATGCCGATGTTTCTGCGTACTCTCCCAATCGGTAGCAACGCCCGGGAGTGCGCAATCGCTCAGTTGACTCCCACGGGGTGGCTACAGCTGATGCGACTCGGTCAACACATGAAGATTGCCTACGAGGGGAAGCTCGTACCGCACCAAGGATACTTCCGTAATCCCAACACCACTTTGTTTAAGAGTACGATGAACGCTCGGACACAGCAGAGCGTCTTCGCCTTTATGTTCGGTTTCTTACCCCGCCTCGAGCTCCACTTTGCGGACCGGATCAAAATCACGGAGAACACCGCTTTCTGCTCCCTGGGAAAGAACTGCTCCTGCCAAGCCATTGTGCAACTCGAAaaagcaaaacagaaacaatacGGGGTTGCTCTAAAGAACGACACCGAGACTCAAATGGTGTTGAAATCCGTAGCTAAGAATTTACTTAATGAACCTAAGCCTAAGAAAGTACCCGGTCTGACAGCTCAGCAAGATTTGTACTCTTCCCTTACGTGTCATGAGAAGTCACTACCTTGTACTCCGTACGGCTGCGTCTTAGAAAAGCACTTTGCAAAGATCGTCGCCTTCACGGACCGCGTATCAAGGGAAATGCGCAGTTCTGAGGACGGACCTCATCAGAAGTACGCCCGGTTGGTCATGCATCCGTTGCTATCGCAAATAGCAACGCAGATGAAGAAAGTCAACCACGGCGCTCAGAATTACCCAAAGTTTGTTTACTACTCCGGTCACGATATCACCCTGACTCCACTGCTGGATATTCTTGGTCTTGGGGACTACCACTGGCCGTGCTACGCTGCTAACGTCGTCTTTGAACTCTGGTCCAAATCGGAGAGCTTCTTCCTGAGGGTTTTGTACAACGGACAGGACAAGACAAGCGCTGTGCGTTTCTGTCGGGACAACCTTAGCCTAGATGGACTCTGTCCATTGCGCTATTTCCTTAGGTTTGTCAACAAAGAAAACATGGGTTACTTCCACGCTGAGAGTTTAAGCGAAGCGTGTAAGTTAAAAGTTTAA